A region from the Rhodamnia argentea isolate NSW1041297 chromosome 7, ASM2092103v1, whole genome shotgun sequence genome encodes:
- the LOC115749684 gene encoding uncharacterized protein LOC115749684 isoform X2 encodes MGNGDEDEDERAARDNVDAPRVGVHCPAPEVRSAPEIIEEIPDADHQERQSLVLEIPARTSEIGREDTAIIDIPPTPNLTPRRVNFSPMPSPSFAKVDGTSSPSPSNRRTTMKTLLPKLSFKFRNNTFDIEKAAMVALGAASPAGRRERPLIPRTFSFTRLFTPRMKTASSLPVTPIAHSNPESMHGRNTTEQLSSVKAEVKPSIHRSHSVPVINKDGSIRPMDSLGNMFRIVPTTPRVATDASVSDAAPASETDENRDDGEDIPEEEAVCRICFIELGEGSDTLKMECSCKGELALAHQECAIKWFSIKGNKICDVCKQEVQNLPVTLLRIQNLQARNFQGVGTPEVVRYRLWQDVPVLVIVSMLAYFCFLEQLLVGKMGSGAIAISLPFSCILGLLAAMTSSTMVQRRFVWIYATIQFGLVVLSAHLFYSLFSWLPSPDLG; translated from the exons ATGGGAAACggagacgaagacgaagacgagcGGGCCGCGAGAGATAATGTCGACGCTCCCAGGGTGGGAGTCCACTGTCCAGCTCCGGAG GTCAGAAGTGCTCCAGAAATAATTGAAGAAATCCCAGATGCTGATCATCAAGAACGGCAGAGCCTCGTCCTAGAGATACCCGCAAGAACCTCCGAGATTGGTAGAGAGGATACTGCGATAATAGATATTCCACCAACGCCTAACCTTACTCCCAGAAGGGTCAACTTTTCGCCCATGCCCAGTCCCAGTTTTGCCAAAGTGGATGGAACTTCCTCCCCTTCCCCATCAAACCGCAGGACAACTATGAAAACCCTCCTTCCCAAACTGAGTTTTAAGTTTCGAAATAATACTTTCGACATCGAGAAGGCGGCAATGGTAGCATTGGGTGCTGCTTCTCCAGCAGGAAGAAGGGAGAGACCTCTCATTCCAAGGACGTTCTCTTTTACGAGGCTCTTCACTCCCCGAATGAAAACAGCATCATCCTTACCTGTCACTCCAATTGCTCATTCCAATCCAGAGTCCATGCATGGACGGAACACAACTGAACAGCTAAGTTCTGTG AAAGCTGAGGTCAAACCATCTATTCACCGGTCACATTCAGTCCCTGTGATTAACAAAGACGGGAGCATAAGGCCTATGGATTCTTTAGGCAACATGTTTCGCATAGTTCCCACAACTCCCCGGGTCGCTACAGATGCCAGTGTATCAGATGCAGCTCCTGCAAGTGAGACTG ATGAAAACCGTGATGATGGGGAAGATATTCCTGAAGAAGAAGCAGTCTGTCGAATCTGCTTTATCGAACTTGGAGAAGGCTCTGACACACTTAAGATGGAATGTAGTTGCAAAGGTGAATTGGCACTAGCTCATCAAGAATGTGCCATAAAATGGTTTAGCATCAAAGGTAATAAAATATGCGATGTGTGCAAGCAAGAAGTCCAGAACCTACCTGTCACTCTTTTGCGAATTCAAAATCTTCAAGCCCGTAACTTTCAAGGAGTTGGAACTCCTGAGGTTGTTCGGTACAG GTTGTGGCAGGATGTCCCGGTTCTTGTCATTGTTAGCATGCTTGCTTATTTTTGCTTTCTTGAGCAGCTTCTG GTAGGCAAAATGGGTTCTGGCGCAATTGCCATTTCTCTCCCGTTTTCCTGTATTTTGGGTCTTCTTGCAGCCATGACATCCTCCACCATGG TGCAAAGAAGATTTGTCTGGATTTATGCAACCATTCAGTTTGGACTGGTGGTTCTATCAGCACATCTATTTTATTCCCTG TTCTCCTGGCTACCTTCGCCGGATTTGGGATAA
- the LOC115749684 gene encoding uncharacterized protein LOC115749684 isoform X1: MGNGDEDEDERAARDNVDAPRVGVHCPAPEVRSAPEIIEEIPDADHQERQSLVLEIPARTSEIGREDTAIIDIPPTPNLTPRRVNFSPMPSPSFAKVDGTSSPSPSNRRTTMKTLLPKLSFKFRNNTFDIEKAAMVALGAASPAGRRERPLIPRTFSFTRLFTPRMKTASSLPVTPIAHSNPESMHGRNTTEQLSSVKAEVKPSIHRSHSVPVINKDGSIRPMDSLGNMFRIVPTTPRVATDASVSDAAPASETDENRDDGEDIPEEEAVCRICFIELGEGSDTLKMECSCKGELALAHQECAIKWFSIKGNKICDVCKQEVQNLPVTLLRIQNLQARNFQGVGTPEVVRYRLWQDVPVLVIVSMLAYFCFLEQLLVGKMGSGAIAISLPFSCILGLLAAMTSSTMVQRRFVWIYATIQFGLVVLSAHLFYSLLHMQPVLSVLLATFAGFGITMCGTSVLVEFSKWRVWWLARSAQRHNTLENSQLDQTPVAVEQNHMQPQHQETEPGNSETSRGH; the protein is encoded by the exons ATGGGAAACggagacgaagacgaagacgagcGGGCCGCGAGAGATAATGTCGACGCTCCCAGGGTGGGAGTCCACTGTCCAGCTCCGGAG GTCAGAAGTGCTCCAGAAATAATTGAAGAAATCCCAGATGCTGATCATCAAGAACGGCAGAGCCTCGTCCTAGAGATACCCGCAAGAACCTCCGAGATTGGTAGAGAGGATACTGCGATAATAGATATTCCACCAACGCCTAACCTTACTCCCAGAAGGGTCAACTTTTCGCCCATGCCCAGTCCCAGTTTTGCCAAAGTGGATGGAACTTCCTCCCCTTCCCCATCAAACCGCAGGACAACTATGAAAACCCTCCTTCCCAAACTGAGTTTTAAGTTTCGAAATAATACTTTCGACATCGAGAAGGCGGCAATGGTAGCATTGGGTGCTGCTTCTCCAGCAGGAAGAAGGGAGAGACCTCTCATTCCAAGGACGTTCTCTTTTACGAGGCTCTTCACTCCCCGAATGAAAACAGCATCATCCTTACCTGTCACTCCAATTGCTCATTCCAATCCAGAGTCCATGCATGGACGGAACACAACTGAACAGCTAAGTTCTGTG AAAGCTGAGGTCAAACCATCTATTCACCGGTCACATTCAGTCCCTGTGATTAACAAAGACGGGAGCATAAGGCCTATGGATTCTTTAGGCAACATGTTTCGCATAGTTCCCACAACTCCCCGGGTCGCTACAGATGCCAGTGTATCAGATGCAGCTCCTGCAAGTGAGACTG ATGAAAACCGTGATGATGGGGAAGATATTCCTGAAGAAGAAGCAGTCTGTCGAATCTGCTTTATCGAACTTGGAGAAGGCTCTGACACACTTAAGATGGAATGTAGTTGCAAAGGTGAATTGGCACTAGCTCATCAAGAATGTGCCATAAAATGGTTTAGCATCAAAGGTAATAAAATATGCGATGTGTGCAAGCAAGAAGTCCAGAACCTACCTGTCACTCTTTTGCGAATTCAAAATCTTCAAGCCCGTAACTTTCAAGGAGTTGGAACTCCTGAGGTTGTTCGGTACAG GTTGTGGCAGGATGTCCCGGTTCTTGTCATTGTTAGCATGCTTGCTTATTTTTGCTTTCTTGAGCAGCTTCTG GTAGGCAAAATGGGTTCTGGCGCAATTGCCATTTCTCTCCCGTTTTCCTGTATTTTGGGTCTTCTTGCAGCCATGACATCCTCCACCATGG TGCAAAGAAGATTTGTCTGGATTTATGCAACCATTCAGTTTGGACTGGTGGTTCTATCAGCACATCTATTTTATTCCCTG CTTCACATGCAACCTGTTCTATCAGTTCTCCTGGCTACCTTCGCCGGATTTGGGATAACAATGTGTGGGACTTCTGTTCTAGTTGAGTTTTCAAAATGGAGGGTCTGGTGGCTGGCCCGATCAGCACAAAGACATAACACCCTGGAGAACTCGCAGCTTGATCAAACGCCAGTGGCCGTGGAGCAGAACCATATGCAGCCACAGCATCAAGAAACTGAACCAGGGAACTCAGAAACTTCCCGTGGTCACTGA